A window of the Dermatophagoides farinae isolate YC_2012a chromosome 2, ASM2471394v1, whole genome shotgun sequence genome harbors these coding sequences:
- the LOC124498971 gene encoding putative RNA-binding protein Luc7-like 2 isoform X1, which produces MSATEQMRAMLDQLMGTSRVGPDDKQRSTKYRFTDSQVCKSFLLNCCPHEILASTRMDIGECPKVHEFALRADYNKASKTQHYGYELNAFEHLSQFVADADRRTEVAKKRLAETQEELSVEASEKLNRVHELAEAIGKKLAAAEAAGSEGNVEESLRLMEEVEKIKKEKNAAETEYKSSIPTSSYQQQKLRVCEVCSAYLGIQDNDRRLADHFGGKLHLGFITIREKLEELRELVETNRKKGVYKQLKRDGNTSHERGSSRYDSDRSGRSSRYDNDRRRRSRSRSKEYPERDRDRNERRSHQNRNRYSDRGGSSHRDRSHRNGHY; this is translated from the exons ATGTCGGCTACCGAACAGATGCGAGCAATGCTCGATCAATTGATGGGCACTTCCCGAGTTGGTCCAG ATGATAAGCAAAGATCGACAAAATATCGTTTCACCGATTCTCAAGTTTGTAAAAGTTTCCTGTTGAATTGTTGTCCACACGAGATTCTTGCCTCAACA CGTATGGACATTGGTGAATGTCCCAAAGTTCATGAATTTGCTTTGCGAGCTGATTATAATAAAGCAAGTAAAACACAACATTATGGATATGAATTGAAC GCTTTTGAACATCTTTCTCAATTTGTCGCCGATGCTGATCGTCGAACTGAAGTAGCAAAAAAACGTTTAGCCGAAACTCAAGAAGAACTAAGTGTTGAAGCCTCCGAAAAG CTCAATCGAGTGCATGAATTGGCTGAAgctattggaaaaaaactagCGGCAGCTGAAGCCGCTGGCAGTGAAGGAAATGTGGAAGAATCGCTCCGATTGATGGAGGaagtagaaaaaattaagaaggaaaaaaatgctgCCGAAACAGAATATAAAAGTTCAATACCGACCTCCAGCTATCAGCAACAAAAGCTCCGTGTTTGTGAAGTTTGTTCGGCATACCTGGGCATTCAAGATAATGATCGAAGATTGGCAGATCATTTTGGAGGCAAACTTCATCTGGGTTTTATTACCAT TCGAGAAAAACTTGAAGAATTGCGTGAATTGGTCGAAACCAATCGAAAGAAAGGCGTCTATAAACAATTAAAAAGAGATGGTAATACAAGCCATGAACGCGGTAGTAGTCGTTATGATTCAGATCGAAGTGGCCGTTCGTCCcgttatgataatgataggCGCCGCCGAAGCCGCTCTAGATCGAAGGAATATCCTGAACGCGATAGAGATCGAAATGAACGACGGAGTcatcaaaatcgaaatcgATATAGTGATCGTGGTGGCAGCAGCCATAGAGATCGTAGCCATCGTAATGGTCATTATTAA
- the LOC124498971 gene encoding putative RNA-binding protein Luc7-like 2 isoform X2, with amino-acid sequence MTISIKLVPNSYVSAVISTKQTCKKENLSKKDCFGSINESIQGLFSVAFEHLSQFVADADRRTEVAKKRLAETQEELSVEASEKLNRVHELAEAIGKKLAAAEAAGSEGNVEESLRLMEEVEKIKKEKNAAETEYKSSIPTSSYQQQKLRVCEVCSAYLGIQDNDRRLADHFGGKLHLGFITIREKLEELRELVETNRKKGVYKQLKRDGNTSHERGSSRYDSDRSGRSSRYDNDRRRRSRSRSKEYPERDRDRNERRSHQNRNRYSDRGGSSHRDRSHRNGHY; translated from the exons ATGACAATATCTATTAAACTCGTTCCAAACAGTTATGTCTCGGCCGTTATATCGACGAAACAAACCtgtaagaaagaaaatttgtcaaaGAAAGACTGTTTCGGTTCCATTAATGAATCGATTCAAGGCCTGTTTTCTGTT GCTTTTGAACATCTTTCTCAATTTGTCGCCGATGCTGATCGTCGAACTGAAGTAGCAAAAAAACGTTTAGCCGAAACTCAAGAAGAACTAAGTGTTGAAGCCTCCGAAAAG CTCAATCGAGTGCATGAATTGGCTGAAgctattggaaaaaaactagCGGCAGCTGAAGCCGCTGGCAGTGAAGGAAATGTGGAAGAATCGCTCCGATTGATGGAGGaagtagaaaaaattaagaaggaaaaaaatgctgCCGAAACAGAATATAAAAGTTCAATACCGACCTCCAGCTATCAGCAACAAAAGCTCCGTGTTTGTGAAGTTTGTTCGGCATACCTGGGCATTCAAGATAATGATCGAAGATTGGCAGATCATTTTGGAGGCAAACTTCATCTGGGTTTTATTACCAT TCGAGAAAAACTTGAAGAATTGCGTGAATTGGTCGAAACCAATCGAAAGAAAGGCGTCTATAAACAATTAAAAAGAGATGGTAATACAAGCCATGAACGCGGTAGTAGTCGTTATGATTCAGATCGAAGTGGCCGTTCGTCCcgttatgataatgataggCGCCGCCGAAGCCGCTCTAGATCGAAGGAATATCCTGAACGCGATAGAGATCGAAATGAACGACGGAGTcatcaaaatcgaaatcgATATAGTGATCGTGGTGGCAGCAGCCATAGAGATCGTAGCCATCGTAATGGTCATTATTAA
- the LOC124500598 gene encoding uncharacterized protein LOC124500598: MSIEILLSDEPFIKARDRCRSASSTITMAQNQNSSNDRDQNLARITNHDNADDEMMVVVKVDESPSPSIDGHFSSSQSRSSPLNSSTCEEQYSEMINIDKGQSSSIMSRIPEGKQTTSSMAKMSNTKRRASKDHATHSNALVVYDPNRSITTITSETENSLNMYGGSPTAITPVISENHSSLTGLMPPFLYPPLFLPSPASSGSANYGYQTSVTTNQESSRSSQSSLTSYDQNGNSKQVASNQSEQNRHSIHNNSNTMINCMPTLLGIPMPFLYPATIVNNNVPTASQSTPEQQQQFLAAAASLFLYQQQQMAAAHALYAANTWSNHFFSSSPSSSSSTAVQRGRVPLTPTHSSFTGSSAAHSPAALAAAAAAALGLSPVANGSSMESSHHHQSQQQSQAANNTNSRMLSSTNNNAAGQSLNSVNGQVPSMDGGNSLSAATASTSAATAVNGSNGKYNLQGYVSLLQQAESTARLTQTMQQLHSTSANGLLSIETMCEMAARILFSAVDWARKIPHFPDLQVQDQVSLLRMVWSELFILNASQCSMPMHTAHLLAAAGLHANPMAADRVVAFMDHIRIFQDNLEKLKALQVDAAEYSCLKAIVLFTTDACGLQDGGHIESIQEKSQCALEEYCRTNYPNQPIRFGKLLLRLPSLRSVSSHVIEQLFFVRLVGKTPIETLIRDMLVSGNSYTWPYMSLQ; encoded by the exons ATGTCAATCGAAATTCTTCTTAGTGATGAGCCATTTATAAAGGCTCGTGATCGTTGTCGATCTGCGTCATCCACCATCACTATGGCACAGAATCagaattcatcaaatgatcgTGATCAGAATTTAGCTCGAATTACGAATCATGATAATGCTGACGATGAGATGATGGTTGTGGTCAAAGTGGATGAATCACCTTCACCTTCGATTGATGGTCATTTTTCATCTAGTCAAAGTCGATCTAGTCCTCTGAACAGCTCTACTTGCGAAGAACAATATTCtgaaatgataaacattGATAAGGGCCAGTCATCTTCGATCATGTCACGAATTCCGGAAGGAAAACAAACTACAAGTTCGATGGCGAAAATGAGCAATACAAAACGGCGGGCATCCAAGGATCATGCAACACATTCTAATGCTTTGGTAGTCTATGAtccaaatcgatcaattacAACTATAACATCTGAAACGGAAAACTCATTGAATATGTATGGTGGATCTCCAACAGCAATCACGCCAGTTATAAGCGAAAATCATTCATCCCTCACTGGCCTAATGCCGCCTTTTCTCTATCCGCCATTATTTCTTCCATCTCCAGCGTCTAGCGGTTCGGCTAATTACGGATATCAAACATCTGTTACTACGAATCAGGAATCGAGTCGTTCTTCCCAGTCATCGTTGACATCGTATGATCAAAATGGCAATTCTAAACAAGTTGCTTCTAATCAATCAGAACAAAATCGACATTCCATTCATAATAACAGCAATACAATGATCAATTGCATGCCAACATTGTTGGGAATTCCAATGCCATTCTTATATCCTGCTACTATTGTTAACAACAATGTTCCAACTGCAAGTCAATCTACACCggaacagcagcaacaatttTTAGCGGCAGCAGCTAGTCTTTTCCTatatcagcaacaacaaatggccGCAGCGCATGCATTATATGCAGCAAACACTTGGtctaatcattttttttcttcttccccttcatcatcatcgtcgacaGCGGTTCAGCGTGGTCGTGTCCCATTAACTCCAACTCATTCATCCTTTACTGGATCTTCAGCGGCTCATTCACCTGCAGCTTTAGCTGCAGCTGCTGCAGCTGCTCTTGGTTTAAGTCCAGTGGCCAATGGATCATCGATGGAATCatcgcatcatcatcaatcgcaacaacaatcacaagcTGCCAATAACACCAACAGTCGCATGCTTTCGTCGACTAATAACAATGCAGCCGGTCAATCTCTTAACTCGGTAAATGGTCAAGTACCAAGCATGGATGGTGGAAACAGCTTATCGGCAGCAACAGCCTCGACTTCTGCCGCTACGGCAGTCAATGGTTCGAATGGAAAATATAATTTACAAGGTTATGTATCCTTACTGCAGCAAGCTGAATCGACAGCCAGATTGACACAAACGATGCAACAGCTTCATAGTACATCGGCCAATGGACTGTTGAGCATCGAGACCATGTGCGAAATGGCTGCCCGTATATTATTTTCTGCCGTTGATTGGGCGAGGAAAATTCCTCATTTTCCGGATCTTCAAGTACAAGACCAGGTTTCCCTGCTTCGAATGGTCTGGTcagaattattcattttgaacgCCAGTCAATGTTCAATGCCGATGCATACCGCTCATCTATTAGCAGCTGCTGGTCTTCATGCCAA TCCAATGGCAGCAGACCGTGTAGTGGCCTTCATGGATCACATTCGCATTTTTCAGGataatttggaaaaattgaaagcCCTACAAGTGGATGCAGCCGAATATAGCTGTCTGAAAGCGATCGTTTTGTTCACTACCG ATGCTTGTGGATTACAGGATGGTGGCCACATCGAAAGCATACAAGAGAAATCTCAATGCGCATTGGAAGAATATTGCCGAACAAATTATCCCAATCAGCCGATACGTTTTGGAAAATTGTTACTGCGTTTACCTTCGTTACGTTCAGTTAGTTCGCATGTGATTGAGCAAttgtttttcgttcgtttAGTAGGCAAAACTCCCATCGAAACATTAATTCGAGATATGTTAGTCAGTGGTAATAGCTATACCTGGCCATACATGTCTcttcaatga
- the LOC142598209 gene encoding LOW QUALITY PROTEIN: uncharacterized protein LOC142598209 (The sequence of the model RefSeq protein was modified relative to this genomic sequence to represent the inferred CDS: deleted 2 bases in 2 codons), with protein MALAVSKQPQPWHPPTPSVSSRSTDLTSTSSSSSSSDIESSFSKSAVTFTGNEPGNPSSLVKTDCQLINSDKRKSTTVGVATTITSGEVSTTADNGSKTQQQAVVSTKSSILDLPQEQLNSNSNNNAPAAQAAAVAAAAALAPFFGTFHHHSSLSPSNSSISPIVTSPSSSQNIQDISLHYPGTHSTGQNHHHRHQTHYVSHSHSGSGNTTHLNHQSHNQHPHHPHQIMYSSPSSIPSQAFDGGLLMSAIAPPPNGTVSTNGSMQSHVAYATANGFQQSSQPVGSHQTTNGQLAMTNTVSSQHPPSIMTNGTTTNAYSQYANFTQLLPTSNISQMGSTALVLVYMARPEV; from the exons ATGGCTTTGGCAGTGAGTAAGCAGCCACAACCTTGGCATCCTCCAACACCTTCCGTGTCATCGAGAAGCACTGACCTGACATCtacatcatcttcatcgtcgTCCAGTGACATTGAGTCAAGTTTTTCAAAGAGCGCTGTTACCTTTACCGGAAACGAACCCGGCAATCCATCATCGTTAGTCAAAACGGATTGTCAATTGATAAATTCTGATAAACGCAAATCCACG ACTGTTGGTGTGGCCACCACGATCACCAGTGGTGAAGTATCAACGACTGCAGATAACGGTTCAAAAACACAGCAACAAGCTGTAGTGAGCACTAAATCTTCAATATTAGATCTTCCA CAGGAACAACttaacagcaacagcaataataatgcaCCGGCAGCACAAGCTGCTGCCGTTGCTGCTGCAGCCGCCTTAGCACCTTTTTTTGgaacttttcatcatcattcatcattatcaccatccaACTCATCGATCAGTCCTATTGTAACAAGTCCCAGTAGCAGTCAAAATATTCAAGACATCTCCTTACATTATCCTGGTACTCATTCTACTggtcaaaatcatcatcaccgccATCAAACTCATTACGTATCTCATTCACACAGCGGAAGTGGAAATACAACTCATCTAAACCATCAAAGTCATAACCAGCACCCCCATCATCCCCATCAGATAATGTATTCATCTCCATCATCCATACCAAGTCAAGCCTTTGATGGGGGTTTGCTAATGTCTGCCATTGCTCCTCCTCCCAATGGAACAGTTTCCACTAATGGATCGATGCAAAGTCATGTAGCTTATGCTACAGCCAATGGCTTTCAACAGTCTTCTCAGCCAGTCGGGTCTCATCAAACAACTAATGGCCAATTGGCAATGACCAACACAGTATCCTCTCAACATCCACCATCTATTATGACAAATGGAACGACCACTAACGCATACAGCCAATATGCCAATTTTACTCAACTTCTTCCCACTTCTAACATATCACAGATGGGTTCCACGGCT CTAGTTCTGGTCTACATGGCTCGCCCGGAAGTCTAA
- the LOC124499941 gene encoding uncharacterized protein LOC124499941, translated as MSSSHQNDGAQANANIPISVSLNPGVGLRQSTHQQPAGATTFILNPSPSTTTAAAHQQSTMIHSGNFGYQQQQQQPPINSMIGAPIMNTQQPQFHPNQSQPMVMVKTEILANQNNTGSFTTMPPVTTAALLQQTNTFTAKSSVATPNGQQKIDNEAIDKNNKSIQNNESKSPVPPPPPPVVALDKQRLKELVEQVDPNEQLEEEVEDVLLSLADDFIESLVSQACMLAKHRKSNHLDVKDVQLALDMNWNMWIPGFGVDGVVGVYSGGAGSSSSSNVGQQQQQQISAAGSGTPHISGSNSVGSGNSAVAGMAMNRGPKKCLITEAHKQRLALIKKVMKKF; from the coding sequence ATGTCTTCATCacatcaaaatgatggtgCACAAGCCAATGCTAACATTCCCATAAGTGTATCGTTGAATCCTGGGGTTGGTTTGCGACAATCAACTCATCAACAACCAGCTGGTGCGACgacattcattttaaatccATCACCTAGTACTACGACTGCCGCTGCTCATCAACAAAGTACCATGATCCATAGTGGTAATTTTGGctatcaacagcagcaacaacaaccaccaataaattcaatgattggaGCACCGATTATGAATACACAACAACCACAGTTTCATCCCAATCAATCCCAACCAATGGTTATGGTCAAAACAGAAATTCTTgccaatcaaaacaacactGGATCATTCACGACCATGCCACCAGTGACCACAGCTGCCCTtttacaacaaacaaatacattCACAGCTAAATCATCGGTTGCAACCCCTAATGGACAACAGAAAATCGATAACGAAGCGATAGATAAGAACAACAAGAGcattcaaaacaatgaatcgaaatcaccggtgccaccaccaccaccacctgtAGTTGCTCTAGATAAACAAAGACTCAAAGAATTGGTTGAGCAAGTAGATCCAAATGAACAATTGGAAGAAGAAGTGGAAGATGTGCTGCTATCGTTGGCTGATGATTTTATCGAATCATTGGTTTCGCAAGCATGTATGCTAGCTAAACATCGAAAATCCAATCATTTAGATGTGAAAGATGTTCAACTAGCGTTAGATATGAATTGGAATATGTGGATACCCGGATTTGGTGTTGATGGAGTCGTTGGTGTATATAGTGGTGGTGCCGGCAGTAGTTCATCATCTAACGTAGgtcagcagcaacagcaacaaatatCAGCCGCAGGCTCTGGTACTCCTCATATTTCCGGCAGTAACAGTGTCGGATCCGGTAACAGTGCTGTTGCCGGTATGGCCATGAATCGTGGTCCTAAAAAATGTCTTATCACTGAAGCACATAAACAACGTTTGGCATTGATTAAAAAAGTCATGAAAAAGTTTTGA